In a genomic window of Candidatus Flexicrinis proximus:
- a CDS encoding toll/interleukin-1 receptor domain-containing protein encodes MQQPTRQQLSLFISYRRVDSEFVDRLEVDLRVRDFDTWLDRRDLASRGGANWRRELQIAIDKAHAVVLVMTPDAADSPYVGWEYRYAVTLGRPIYVLLLKDCPKGVPAEVLAHGSRWLDFRAEADYSRQLHELVELLMDLPLDPLPPRPEGVKFGEDRPISLLPLGVIEQAQSSLQNDAEFDELYRRAVQAEIASNLDRATDLFQRILNANPTYRNNYIGNRMPELLQKRRQVWIERLKQIAYQARLEGEWGLEIAAWNAMMTETGGEPRAQQGLALARHNQSFAWLYKEALSAYNNGDIPAARHQIEQLWQQAPDYGDPARLAPELGMPVRQARESTGLLGPDIVRAAQAALDTKKSAPKAAPEPPSAISETDELDALSPTAEPYIAAPFPLAPGERVVRHQGVSWYHGMGWSQRTLYLTNRRIVLMPTVMSILNTQPYEVRFDEIASIERGTVLFVNPVVKITLTAGAEVQFILNELGGLMYGNREEFIALVRQLMRQ; translated from the coding sequence ATGCAGCAACCCACCCGACAGCAGCTCTCGCTCTTCATCAGCTATCGCCGCGTCGACAGCGAATTTGTCGACCGCCTGGAGGTCGATCTGCGGGTGCGCGACTTCGACACCTGGCTCGACCGCCGGGATCTGGCCTCGCGTGGCGGCGCGAACTGGCGGCGCGAGCTGCAGATCGCCATCGACAAGGCGCACGCCGTGGTGCTGGTCATGACACCGGACGCCGCCGACTCGCCCTACGTCGGCTGGGAATACCGCTATGCCGTGACCCTTGGCCGGCCGATCTACGTTCTCTTGCTCAAGGACTGTCCGAAAGGTGTACCGGCAGAAGTGCTGGCGCACGGGTCGCGCTGGCTGGACTTCCGCGCCGAGGCCGACTACTCACGCCAGCTGCACGAACTTGTCGAACTCCTGATGGACCTGCCGCTGGATCCTCTTCCGCCTCGCCCGGAAGGTGTGAAATTCGGGGAGGACCGGCCGATCAGCTTGCTGCCCCTGGGCGTGATCGAGCAGGCGCAATCCTCGTTGCAGAATGACGCGGAATTCGACGAGCTGTACCGCCGCGCGGTGCAGGCGGAAATCGCCAGCAACCTCGATCGTGCGACCGATCTGTTCCAGCGGATCCTCAACGCCAACCCCACCTATCGCAACAACTATATCGGTAATCGTATGCCGGAACTGCTTCAGAAGCGCCGGCAGGTCTGGATCGAACGGCTCAAGCAGATCGCCTATCAGGCGCGGCTGGAAGGGGAATGGGGCCTCGAAATCGCCGCCTGGAACGCGATGATGACCGAAACCGGCGGCGAACCACGCGCCCAGCAGGGGCTGGCCCTGGCACGCCATAACCAGTCCTTCGCGTGGTTATATAAAGAAGCCCTGAGCGCCTACAACAATGGCGACATCCCCGCCGCCCGGCATCAAATCGAGCAGCTCTGGCAGCAGGCTCCTGATTATGGCGATCCGGCACGTCTCGCGCCGGAATTGGGCATGCCTGTCCGGCAGGCCCGAGAATCGACCGGGCTGCTCGGCCCGGATATTGTCCGCGCGGCTCAGGCGGCTCTGGACACCAAGAAGTCGGCGCCGAAAGCCGCGCCAGAGCCTCCCTCCGCCATCTCCGAGACTGACGAGCTTGATGCGCTCTCGCCAACCGCCGAGCCCTATATTGCCGCGCCTTTCCCGCTGGCGCCGGGGGAGCGTGTCGTCAGGCATCAGGGCGTATCGTGGTATCACGGCATGGGCTGGAGCCAGCGCACCTTGTACCTGACCAACCGGCGCATCGTGCTGATGCCGACCGTCATGTCGATCCTCAATACCCAGCCGTACGAGGTTCGCTTTGACGAGATCGCCAGCATCGAGCGCGGTACGGTTCTGTTTGTCAACCCGGTCGTCAAGATCACGCTGACGGCAGGCGCGGAAGTCCAGTTCATCCTGAATGAACTCGGCGGCCTGATGTACGGTAACCGTGAGGAATTTATCGCGCTGGTGCGCCAGTTAATGCGGCAGTGA